Proteins encoded in a region of the Candidatus Neomarinimicrobiota bacterium genome:
- a CDS encoding heme-copper oxidase subunit III: MSNPAATIMNENIGSGQRPLINSTYLAMFIFIGAELMFFSGLTGAFLLLKISAANWPPPGQPTLPVFVTGINTLLLLTSGYFMSRAWSIPKNRTLLLRYMLTASILGGVFLAIQGYEWFRLVGFGLTLQSSVYGSIFYLLIGAHAVHVAGGLIWLLTITVLSVKGIVYPNELNKLKACAIYWFFVVLLWPFLYILVYF, from the coding sequence ATGAGCAACCCTGCTGCAACTATTATGAACGAAAATATCGGCAGCGGACAAAGACCGCTCATTAACAGTACGTATCTCGCGATGTTCATTTTCATCGGCGCCGAACTGATGTTCTTCTCGGGATTGACCGGAGCCTTTTTACTTCTCAAGATCAGTGCCGCGAATTGGCCTCCTCCGGGTCAACCTACCCTGCCTGTCTTTGTTACAGGAATAAACACTTTATTACTGTTAACGAGCGGATATTTTATGTCACGGGCATGGAGTATACCCAAAAATCGCACTCTTCTTCTCCGCTATATGCTAACCGCCTCGATCCTCGGCGGCGTTTTCCTTGCAATACAGGGTTACGAATGGTTTCGCCTCGTCGGATTCGGCTTGACCCTTCAATCGAGTGTTTACGGTAGCATTTTTTATCTGCTGATAGGAGCGCACGCCGTGCATGTCGCCGGTGGCCTTATATGGCTTTTGACAATCACCGTTCTTTCTGTCAAAGGCATTGTCTATCCAAATGAACTTAATAAGCTGAAGGCATGCGCAATATATTGGTTTTTTGTGGTGCTGCTCTGGCCCTTCCTGTATATTCTGGTATATTTTTAA
- a CDS encoding COX15/CtaA family protein, with amino-acid sequence MNTPQIKRDAWLSSFAFLTVGATFLLLALGGLVSSKGVGMAVPDWPTTFGYNMFTFPLSEMIGGIFYEHSHRLMGSLVGLLTIGLTLLIWLREERTWLKWLSVIALFAVIFQGILGGLRVVQISTAFAVAHGAFAHAFFALIVSIALFLTDFWRRSEADLPIEVNRSFKTLTIMTSVVIYLQLMLGAVYRHTGELLWLHLFFAFVVTIMAFILTDSVNKKINGIVFIKRISVALVALLVFQLFTGMGAFMMKLFSPERLEAPPLVIAMTLIHVLTGAILFAASTALTLSVLRVTNSSPGTVTA; translated from the coding sequence ATGAATACTCCTCAGATAAAAAGAGATGCCTGGCTCAGCAGCTTTGCTTTTTTGACAGTTGGAGCAACCTTCCTTCTCTTGGCTCTCGGAGGCCTCGTATCAAGTAAAGGTGTTGGAATGGCGGTGCCTGACTGGCCCACTACATTTGGATATAATATGTTCACGTTTCCTTTATCCGAAATGATCGGCGGAATCTTTTATGAACACAGTCATCGGTTAATGGGCTCTCTTGTAGGACTGCTGACCATAGGACTTACACTCCTTATCTGGTTGAGAGAAGAGCGCACATGGTTAAAATGGCTCTCGGTCATCGCTCTGTTTGCCGTAATTTTTCAGGGTATATTGGGCGGACTGCGCGTTGTCCAGATAAGCACCGCCTTTGCCGTCGCCCACGGGGCGTTTGCCCATGCTTTTTTCGCGCTGATCGTCAGTATCGCTCTGTTTTTAACAGACTTTTGGCGGCGCTCTGAAGCCGATCTCCCAATAGAAGTGAATCGCTCTTTCAAAACTCTAACGATCATGACGTCGGTTGTTATTTATTTGCAACTTATGCTCGGAGCGGTATATCGCCATACGGGAGAATTGCTCTGGCTTCATCTTTTCTTTGCATTCGTCGTGACTATAATGGCGTTCATTTTAACGGACTCGGTGAATAAAAAAATTAACGGTATAGTCTTTATTAAAAGAATCTCCGTTGCGCTTGTTGCATTACTTGTTTTTCAACTGTTTACCGGTATGGGCGCTTTTATGATGAAACTGTTCTCCCCCGAACGGCTTGAAGCTCCACCGCTGGTCATTGCAATGACGCTTATTCACGTATTGACAGGCGCAATTCTATTCGCCGCATCGACAGCGCTGACCCTCAGCGTCCTCCGGGTAACAAACAGCTCACCGGGAACGGTAACCGCATGA
- the cyoE gene encoding protoheme IX farnesyltransferase has product MKNIFMDFISLTKPKLISLVLMTTLAGFYIGSNGSLNLDLMAITLIGTTFVAAGALVLNQHIERESDGLMKRTCNRPLPDGRLKPKDAMIFGLVLSIAGLYINFVHINILTGILSLLSISVYLFVYTPMKKKSAFCVVVGAVPGALPPAGGWIAATGSFEMGALILFAILFFWQIPHSLAIAWLYRSDYERAGIKLLPDISTESNATGHQVLINTMALLPIGLMPSILGISGQIHFFTALGLGAAFAIFAARFAMNRSIPSAKNLLHASYLYIPFLLGIMSYDRITF; this is encoded by the coding sequence ATGAAAAATATCTTCATGGATTTTATCAGCTTGACCAAACCGAAACTGATTTCGCTCGTTCTTATGACAACGCTTGCGGGCTTTTATATCGGCTCGAACGGTTCGTTAAATTTAGACCTGATGGCTATCACACTGATAGGTACGACATTCGTGGCAGCCGGGGCTCTCGTTCTTAATCAACATATAGAAAGAGAATCCGATGGGCTGATGAAGCGAACCTGTAACCGCCCTCTCCCCGATGGCAGGCTGAAACCAAAAGATGCAATGATTTTTGGTTTAGTTCTAAGCATAGCCGGTCTATATATAAATTTTGTTCATATAAACATTTTGACAGGCATCCTCTCTCTACTTTCTATTTCGGTATACCTGTTCGTTTATACGCCAATGAAGAAAAAATCTGCTTTCTGCGTTGTGGTTGGCGCGGTTCCCGGAGCATTGCCCCCGGCGGGCGGTTGGATAGCCGCGACAGGGAGTTTCGAGATGGGCGCGCTGATCTTGTTTGCTATTCTGTTTTTCTGGCAGATACCCCATAGCCTTGCGATCGCATGGCTTTATAGGAGTGATTATGAAAGAGCGGGGATAAAACTCCTGCCTGACATCAGCACTGAGAGTAATGCTACAGGGCATCAGGTTTTAATAAACACTATGGCGCTGCTGCCGATAGGACTCATGCCGAGTATACTCGGAATATCGGGACAAATTCATTTTTTTACCGCTCTCGGACTTGGCGCTGCGTTTGCCATTTTTGCTGCGCGATTCGCAATGAACCGCTCCATACCTTCGGCTAAAAACCTGCTGCATGCCTCTTATTTATACATTCCGTTTCTGCTCGGGATCATGAGCTACGATAGGATAACCTTCTGA